A section of the Phacochoerus africanus isolate WHEZ1 chromosome 4, ROS_Pafr_v1, whole genome shotgun sequence genome encodes:
- the LOC125125320 gene encoding L-lactate dehydrogenase A chain, translating to MATLKDQLIHNLHKEEHVPHNKITVVGVGAVGMACAISILMKELADEIALVDVMEDKLKGEMMDLQHGSLFLRTPKIVSGKDYNVTANSRLVVITAGARQQEGESRLNLVQRNVNIFKFIIPNIVKYSPNCKLLVVSNPVDILTYVAWKISGFPKNRVIGSGCNLDSARFRYLMGERLGVHPLSCHGWILGEHGDSSVPVWSGVNVAGVSLKNLHPELGTDADKEHWKAVHKQVVDSAYEVIKLKGYTSWAIGLSVADLAESIMKNLRRVHPISTMIKGLYGIKEDVFLSVPCILGQNGISDVVKVTLTPEEEAHLKKSADTLWGIQKELQF from the exons ATGGCAACTCTCAAGGATCAGCTGATTCACAATCTTCATAAGGAAGAGCATGTTCCCCACAATAAGATTACAGTTGTTGGGGTTGGTGCTGTTGGCATGGCTTGTGCCATCAGTATCTTAATGAAG gaATTGGCGGATGAAATTGCTCTCGTTGATGTCATGGAAGACAAACTGAAGGGAGAGATGATGGATCTGCAACATGGCAGCCTTTTCCTTAGGACCCCAAAAATTGTCTCTGGCAAAG aCTATAACGTGACTGCAAACTCTAGGCTGGTTGTTATCACAGCTGGGGCACGTCAGCAAGAGGGAGAAAGCCGTCTTAATTTGGTCCAGCGTAATGTGAACATCTTTAAATTCATCATTCCTAATATTGTAAAATACAGCCCAAACTGCAAGTTGCTTGTTGTTTCCAATCCAG tgGATATCTTGACCTATGTGGCTTGGAAGATAAGTGGCTTTCCCAAAAACCGTGTTATTGGAAGTGGTTGCAATTTGGATTCAGCCCGGTTCCGTTACCTAATGGGGGAAAGGCTGGGAGTTCACCCCCTAAGCTGTCATGGGTGGATCCTTGGGGAGCATGGAGACTCTAGTG TGCCTGTGTGGAGTGGAGTAAATGTTGCTGGTGTCTCCCTGAAGAATCTGCACCCTGAATTAGGCACTGATGCAGATAAGGAACACTGGAAAGCGGTTCACAAACAGGTGGTGGACAG TGCTTATGAGGTGATCAAACTGAAAGGCTACACGTCCTGGGCCATTGGACTATCTGTGGCAGATCTGGCAGAAAGTATAATGAAGAATCTTAGGCGGGTGCATCCGATTTCCACCATGATTAAG GGTCTCTATGGGATAAAAGAGGATGTCTTCCTTAGTGTTCCTTGCATCTTGGGACAGAATGGAATCTCAGATGTTGTGAAAGTGACTCTGACTCCTGAGGAAGAGGCTCATTTGAAGAAGAGTGCAGATACACTTTGGGGGATCCAGAAAGAGCTGCAATTTTAA